A stretch of the Vanacampus margaritifer isolate UIUO_Vmar chromosome 6, RoL_Vmar_1.0, whole genome shotgun sequence genome encodes the following:
- the LOC144053844 gene encoding uncharacterized protein LOC144053844 — MYAVMILSMVLHGSFATSSFDKDACDLYVAVGQTTELPFVYNSLANTDMLSWTHNGTVVFNREQTRVSVGKPEDVSKTGSLLLRNPKLSSGGWYQATVRHPNRTLATMWTRRLCAVDKAPQPRLGYVCDLKIGFVNLSCHVANPHDLSFSWIVDDVTLLGAAKQTLNVSLHREKNFACRVKNRFSTEKSDSVRPACKNLLVTSPATPSTLFCLTSKRIIAVLAGEAAFFLLLLVVVAVLCRRRRSKTDIHVSGKENFRLASVRQPASELSSPDYETMNPADVPTQIPGALPRICHPSASTPSENRARLEQAAAKDPSPVPKPRTKNPQTTNM; from the coding sequence ATGTATGCCGTCATGATCCTATCCATGGTTCTGCATGGATCCTTCGCCACATCGTCCTTCGACAAGGACGCGTGTGACTTGTACGTCGCGGTGGGCCAAACCACCGAGCTTCCGTTTGTTTACAACTCTCTGGCCAACACGGACATGCTGAGCTGGACTCACAACGGCACCGTCGTTTTCAACAGGGAGCAAACGCGAGTGTCCGTCGGGAAGCCGGAGGACGTCTCCAAGACCGGCTCGCTTCTGCTGAGGAACCCGAAGCTCTCCAGCGGGGGCTGGTACCAGGCCACCGTGCGCCATCCCAACCGCACCCTGGCGACCATGTGGACCCGCCGTCTCTGCGCCGTGGACAAGGCGCCGCAACCGCGGCTCGGTTACGTCTGCGACCTGAAAATCGGGTTTGTCAATCTCAGCTGTCACGTGGCCAATCCTCACGATTTGTCCTTCTCGTGGATCGTCGATGATGTGACGTTATTGGGTGCGGCCAAGCAGACTTTGAACGTATCCCTGCATAGAGAGAAGAATTTCGCTTGTAGGGTGAAAAACAGATTCAGCACGGAAAAGAGTGACTCTGTTCGTCCGGCCTGTAAAAATCTTCTCGTGACTTCACCAGCGACGCCGTCAACTCTGTTTTGTTTGACATCCAAAAGGATCATCGCCGTGCTGGCGGGAGAAGCGgccttctttcttcttctgctcgtcgtcgtcgccgttttgtgccgccgccgccgcagcaaAACCGATATCCACGTTTCGGGAAAAGAAAACTTCAGACTGGCTTCCGTAAGGCAGCCGGCATCTGAGCTCAGTAGTCCAGATTACGAGACCATGAACCCCGCAGACGTTCCTACCCAGATTCCAGGAGCTCTACCCAGAATTTGTCACCCGAGTGCTTCGACGCCCAGTGAAAACCGTGCACGGCTGGAACAAGCTGCTGCAAAAGACCCCTCACCCGTGCCAAAGCCCAGGACCAAGAACCCCCAGACAACAAACATGTGA